From the genome of Eucalyptus grandis isolate ANBG69807.140 chromosome 2, ASM1654582v1, whole genome shotgun sequence, one region includes:
- the LOC104433581 gene encoding disease resistance protein RPS4B, producing MDAHAWGFSGSISDNFERLSSLEELNLGRNNFSSLPSSLRGLVLLKKFDLSHCNKLIYLPPLPSSLIELNMANCTALERIYDLTNVEGLKELNFTSCSNLVDIPGLQVLKSLRSLFLGGCKACLPAVRRRIGKVALKHLYHLSVPGSEIPRWFSQEISHFSAPKNREIRGIIFAAVVSLDSVHPGNILLPEVVGIKGRLLRLEVPVHTTVFNLMGVPDTSEDQLYLIRFPEFKPMVRMLKEGDRIDIVLRDPPYFPGLSLKKRGIYLVFENDDDYDGNEEWLEESQKSVSQKLAKFLSSL from the exons ATGGATGCTCATGCTTGGGGATTTTCAGGAAGTATCTCTGATAATTTTGAAAGGTTGTCGTCCTTGGAGGAATTGAATTTGGGTCGGAACAATTTTTCTAGCTTGCCATCCAGTCTGAGGGGCCTTGTGCTTCTAAAAAAGTTCGATTTGTCTCATTGTAACAAGCTCATATATCTGCCTCCACTTCCCTCAAGCTTGATTGAGTTGAATATGGCAAACTGTACTGCATTGGAGCGTATATATGACTTGACAAATGTGGAAGGTTTAAAGGAGCTGAATTTTACCAGTTGCAGCAATTTAGTTGACATCCCCGGTCTCCAGGTATTGAAGTCTCTAAGAAGTCTATTTTTGGGTGGTTGCAAAGCGTGCTTGCCAGCAGTGAGGAGAAGAATTGGAAAG GTTGCTTTAAAGCATTTGTACCACTTGAGTGTCCCTGGGAGCGAGATTCCACGATGGTTTTCTCaggaaatttctcatttttctgcTCCAAAGAACCGCGAGATTAGAGGAATAATTTTTGCTGCTGTTGTCTCTCTGGACAGTGTACACCCGGGAAACATTCTACTGCCAGAAGTCGTGGGCATTAAAGGAAGGCTTCTCAGGCTTGAAGTTCCAGTACACACCACGGTGTTTAACCTGATGGGGGTCCCCGACACAAGTGAGGACCAGCTTTACTTGATTAGATTTCCGGAATTCAAGCCAATGGTTCGGATGTTAAAAGAAGGAGACAGGATAGATATAGTGCTGCGAGACCCGCCCTACTTTCCTGGGCTCTCACTGAAAAAGCGCGGGATATATCTGGTTTTCGAGAacgatgatgattatgatggtAATGAAGAATGGTTAGAGGAATCCCAGAAGTCAGTGTCTCAGAAACTGGCCAAGTTCCTCAGCTCCttgtga